A genome region from Triticum aestivum cultivar Chinese Spring chromosome 2B, IWGSC CS RefSeq v2.1, whole genome shotgun sequence includes the following:
- the LOC123041829 gene encoding histone H4, which produces MSGRGKGGKGLGKGGAKRHRKVLRDNIQGITKPAIRRLARRGGVKRISGLIYEETRGVLKIFLENVIRDAVTYTEHARRKTVTAMDVVYALKRQGRTLYGFGG; this is translated from the coding sequence ATGTCCGGGCGCGGCAAGGGCGGCAAGGGGCTGGGAAAGGGCGGCGCCAAGCGCCACCGGAAGGTCCTCCGGGACAACATCCagggcatcaccaagccggcgatcCGCAGGCTGGCGAGGAGAGGCGGCGTGAAGCGCATCTCCggcctcatctacgaggagacccgcggcgtcctcaagatcttcctcgagaacgTCATCCGTGACGCCGTCACCTACACCGAGCACGCCCGCCGCAAGACCGTCACTGCCATGGACGTCGTCTACGCGCTCAAGCGCCAGGGCCGCACCCTCTACGGCTTCGGAGGCTAG